In one Sphingobacterium daejeonense genomic region, the following are encoded:
- a CDS encoding rhomboid family intramembrane serine protease, producing the protein MNNLLGNLPTVTKNLLIINIVCFIGSMIFDQATRFFGVFYPDSPFFKIWQIITYMFMHGGFGHIFFNMFALVMFGAVIERILGPKRFLNYYLICGLGALVLQYGVQAFEVYNIAGTVKASQFLNFNYTTGMVSTNLPITQDQLGTLLSIYGTPLVGASGAIYGLLLAYGYLFPNAELMLIFLPVPIKAKYFIPILIVIEIVLGFSSSGSSIAHLAHVGGALFGFILLKMWGIKRTNYY; encoded by the coding sequence TTGGTTCGATGATTTTTGATCAAGCTACGAGATTCTTTGGAGTTTTTTATCCAGATTCACCATTTTTCAAGATCTGGCAGATTATTACCTACATGTTTATGCATGGAGGTTTTGGCCATATTTTCTTCAATATGTTTGCGTTGGTGATGTTTGGTGCTGTTATTGAGCGAATTTTGGGTCCGAAGCGCTTTCTGAACTATTATTTAATTTGTGGTTTAGGGGCTTTGGTTTTGCAATATGGTGTCCAAGCATTCGAGGTTTATAACATTGCTGGCACTGTTAAAGCATCTCAATTCTTGAACTTCAACTATACTACTGGTATGGTTTCAACGAATTTACCGATTACACAAGATCAATTAGGCACATTACTTTCGATTTACGGCACACCATTGGTAGGTGCTTCAGGGGCGATTTACGGGTTGCTTTTGGCATATGGGTATTTATTTCCAAATGCAGAGCTTATGTTGATCTTTTTACCGGTTCCTATTAAGGCTAAATACTTTATTCCCATTCTGATTGTCATTGAAATTGTTTTGGGTTTTTCGAGTTCAGGCTCATCAATTGCCCACTTGGCACATGTTGGAGGAGCCTTATTTGGGTTTATTCTTTTAAAAATGTGGGGAATAAAAAGAACAAATTATTATTAA
- a CDS encoding rhomboid family intramembrane serine protease, giving the protein MKKESGLKMFFRTTYQTGSPIPYILSIQIILFVLLHIADLLVDLGVISFPLYDWMLTNLTLPNTFSEFILRPWTLVTYPFVYDGLFRIVFDCLWLYWMGTTFLNFLNKRQLLTVFFVSFFLSGLSFLALSQVEFLAKGPYSSLFSNSMGLASLVASIMVLVPNLEIRLFLFGTVRFRTIAIVFFSLEILFYLFANRAAAATFPIAILWGAIFMYQLQAGNDLSKWFVFQRKKKLRVVHPVKKVPTYRSYKGDLPNQEVIDEILDKISQNGYESLSSREKEILFRISREEQE; this is encoded by the coding sequence ATGAAAAAGGAAAGTGGATTAAAAATGTTCTTCAGGACAACCTATCAAACAGGTTCTCCAATTCCTTATATACTATCTATTCAGATTATTCTATTCGTCCTACTTCATATTGCTGATTTATTAGTTGACCTAGGCGTGATTAGCTTTCCGCTTTATGATTGGATGTTGACCAACTTGACTCTTCCGAATACATTTTCGGAGTTTATTTTGCGTCCATGGACGTTGGTTACCTATCCATTCGTCTACGACGGTTTATTCCGGATTGTATTCGATTGTCTTTGGTTATATTGGATGGGTACAACTTTTCTGAATTTTCTAAACAAGCGGCAATTACTGACCGTTTTCTTTGTTTCATTTTTCTTGAGCGGGTTGAGTTTTCTGGCTTTATCGCAGGTTGAATTTTTGGCTAAGGGGCCTTATTCTTCTTTGTTTTCGAATTCGATGGGATTGGCTTCTTTGGTTGCGAGCATAATGGTTTTGGTTCCGAATTTGGAGATCAGATTGTTTTTGTTTGGGACTGTTCGTTTTCGGACCATTGCTATTGTTTTCTTTTCATTAGAGATTTTATTTTACTTGTTTGCTAATCGAGCTGCGGCAGCAACCTTTCCTATTGCGATTTTATGGGGAGCGATATTCATGTATCAATTACAGGCGGGAAATGATTTGAGCAAGTGGTTTGTTTTTCAACGAAAGAAGAAACTTCGGGTGGTCCATCCTGTCAAAAAAGTTCCTACTTACCGTAGCTACAAAGGAGATCTTCCAAACCAGGAAGTTATAGATGAAATTTTGGATAAAATTTCTCAAAATGGATACGAAAGTCTATCTTCACGGGAAAAAGAAATCCTATTTAGGATAAGTAGAGAAGAGCAAGAATAA
- a CDS encoding endonuclease/exonuclease/phosphatase family protein: MLGNLAAIVALFVCYSASIINPKSFWPSSFLGLGYLPILLINLGFIFYWILRKPKYSLFSLIAILIGWNLMTKHVTFNSVEPRTKNDSSLRVMTYNVHMFESVEKTETPAKDVFTEIIKDVDPDVLCLQEFSSTIKGNKKFSEKIKSHNNFDSYYFAPSQQNEYNAYGQVIFSKFPIINSGLIKKNEYGINRIIYVDIVKNEDTVRVYNVHLRSFGLQSEDKEFIQNPKTGDGTEETKTKRVGRKLKWAFEQRSDQAESLFDHIEETKYPKIVMGDFNDTPMSYSVNLIGKDLKNAFQEKGNGWGVTHYELLPILQIDYIFCEKNFTVNNYQVVKKKMSDHYPIYADISLN; encoded by the coding sequence ATGCTGGGCAACCTAGCTGCTATAGTTGCTCTTTTTGTATGTTATTCAGCTTCTATTATCAATCCCAAATCCTTTTGGCCGAGTTCGTTTTTAGGGTTAGGCTATTTACCCATCTTATTGATTAATTTAGGTTTTATCTTTTACTGGATTTTACGGAAACCTAAGTATTCTTTGTTTTCCCTTATTGCTATTTTAATAGGTTGGAATTTAATGACGAAGCATGTCACGTTCAATTCTGTTGAACCACGGACAAAGAACGATTCATCTTTGCGGGTTATGACTTACAATGTGCATATGTTTGAATCTGTTGAGAAAACTGAGACGCCTGCTAAGGATGTTTTCACGGAAATCATCAAAGATGTTGATCCCGATGTGCTCTGCTTGCAGGAGTTCAGCAGTACGATCAAAGGGAACAAAAAATTCAGTGAGAAGATCAAATCTCACAATAATTTTGACAGCTATTATTTTGCTCCTTCGCAACAGAATGAATACAATGCCTATGGGCAGGTTATTTTTTCTAAGTTTCCGATTATCAATTCGGGTTTGATCAAGAAGAATGAATATGGTATCAACCGGATTATTTATGTTGACATTGTTAAGAACGAGGATACGGTAAGGGTATATAACGTTCATTTACGTTCCTTTGGTCTTCAGAGTGAAGACAAGGAATTCATTCAGAATCCGAAAACTGGAGATGGTACGGAAGAGACCAAAACAAAGCGTGTTGGCAGAAAATTAAAATGGGCATTTGAACAGCGCAGCGACCAGGCTGAATCTTTGTTTGATCATATTGAAGAAACGAAATATCCCAAGATTGTTATGGGCGACTTTAATGATACGCCTATGTCCTATTCGGTTAATTTAATAGGAAAAGATCTGAAAAATGCATTTCAGGAAAAGGGAAATGGTTGGGGTGTTACCCATTATGAGTTATTGCCCATTCTTCAGATTGATTACATTTTCTGTGAAAAGAACTTTACAGTTAACAATTATCAGGTGGTGAAGAAGAAGATGTCTGACCACTACCCTATTTATGCAGACATCAGTCTTAATTAA
- a CDS encoding S41 family peptidase, with protein sequence MQKGRKRNIFVAATYAATLLLGLILGQNYSDQQGFNTGGSLVPIGLSDNSYKIQQVVDLISNRYVDSINMDSVQNGAINHIISHLDPYSTFLTPNESQTQTEVLEGTFEGIGMEYFNLNDTLLVVGVITNGPADKGGFKVGDRILKIGKRDIAGHSVSKEEVEKLMRGKRGSTVQMIIERDSAIMPTPLKAVRDQINVSSLDVAYLIKPTIGFIRIRRFSLKTAEEFKNAIIDLKKQGAKSLILDLRDNGGGYFHIAIKMASEFFPDQRLMVYTEGAHEARQDYLSEGKGSYDHGRLVVLVNERTASASEVVSGAVQDWDRGTIIGRRTYGKATVQELFDFSDGSTINLSIARYYTPLGRSIQRKYSPNWSIMNDYVSMYSGLWSLDTTYAHAQAYQTKLGKKLYSGGGIVPDIIIPVDSNEVSLLYKDLVQSSLIEQFVYSRFTKKLPAYSIENFLQGYNLPRTEYNSFIKFLTDRGWNISAGKQRDLHDLIQSDIEALLGRYYFGREAYFKVKNRYDAFIESALAQLGVVNNNS encoded by the coding sequence ATGCAAAAAGGTAGAAAACGAAATATCTTTGTCGCAGCAACATATGCTGCTACTCTTCTATTGGGATTGATCCTCGGACAGAATTACTCTGACCAACAAGGATTCAATACCGGAGGATCTCTTGTGCCTATTGGATTATCAGATAACTCCTATAAAATACAACAGGTAGTCGATCTTATTTCAAATCGATATGTAGATAGCATTAATATGGACTCAGTTCAGAATGGAGCAATAAACCATATTATATCCCATCTTGACCCATATTCAACCTTCTTGACCCCAAATGAATCCCAAACCCAAACAGAGGTCTTGGAAGGTACATTTGAAGGAATTGGAATGGAATACTTCAACCTAAACGATACCTTATTGGTAGTAGGCGTTATTACAAACGGGCCCGCAGATAAAGGTGGATTTAAAGTAGGAGATAGAATCCTTAAGATCGGAAAAAGAGACATTGCTGGCCATTCAGTGTCTAAAGAAGAAGTAGAAAAATTAATGCGTGGAAAAAGAGGGTCAACAGTGCAGATGATAATAGAACGTGATTCTGCAATAATGCCAACGCCATTAAAAGCTGTTCGTGATCAGATAAATGTCAGCTCTCTTGACGTAGCCTATCTTATTAAACCAACCATAGGGTTTATAAGAATAAGAAGATTTTCCCTGAAAACTGCTGAAGAATTTAAAAATGCAATTATTGACCTTAAAAAACAAGGTGCGAAAAGTCTAATATTGGACCTTAGGGACAATGGTGGTGGATATTTTCACATTGCCATTAAGATGGCCAGCGAATTCTTTCCTGATCAGCGACTCATGGTATATACCGAAGGAGCTCATGAAGCCAGACAGGATTATCTTTCCGAAGGAAAAGGTAGCTATGACCACGGACGATTGGTGGTATTAGTCAATGAAAGAACCGCCTCAGCCAGTGAAGTCGTATCCGGCGCTGTACAAGATTGGGATAGAGGTACAATTATAGGTAGAAGGACTTACGGTAAGGCAACTGTGCAAGAACTGTTCGACTTCTCAGACGGCTCTACAATTAACCTCAGTATAGCTAGATATTACACCCCTCTAGGACGTAGCATCCAACGTAAGTATAGCCCAAATTGGTCTATTATGAATGACTATGTATCCATGTACAGTGGTTTATGGTCTCTTGATACAACCTATGCTCATGCACAGGCTTACCAAACCAAACTCGGAAAAAAATTGTATAGCGGTGGTGGTATTGTGCCAGATATAATAATACCAGTGGATTCTAATGAGGTGAGTCTTTTGTATAAAGACCTTGTACAGTCCAGTCTGATAGAACAATTTGTATACAGCCGATTCACCAAAAAATTACCAGCTTATTCAATCGAGAACTTTCTCCAGGGATATAACCTCCCAAGAACAGAATACAATAGCTTTATTAAATTCTTGACCGATCGAGGTTGGAATATATCCGCTGGGAAACAAAGAGATTTGCACGACCTCATACAAAGTGATATTGAAGCGCTTTTGGGAAGGTATTATTTCGGAAGAGAGGCTTATTTCAAAGTGAAAAATAGATATGACGCCTTCATAGAATCTGCATTGGCCCAGCTTGGAGTCGTCAACAATAATTCCTAA
- the fumC gene encoding class II fumarate hydratase, producing MSFRIEKDTMGEVQVPADKYWGAQTERSRNNFKIGPSGSMPHEIVEGFAYLKKAAAYANCELGVLSVEKRDAIAAVCDEILAGKLDDQFPLVIWQTGSGTQSNMNVNEVVANRAQVLAGGKIGEGEPVLKANDDVNKSQSSNDTFPTGMHIAAYKAVVEVTIPGVEKLRDTLKKKSDEFMNVVKIGRTHLMDATPLTLGQELSGYVAQLNYGIKAVKNTLAHLSELALGGTAVGTGLNTPKGYDVLVAKYIAEFTGLPFVTAENKFEALASHDAIVETHGALKQLAVALNKIANDIRMLASGPRSGIGEILIPENEPGSSIMPGKVNPTQCEALTMVAAQVMGNDVAITIGGTQGHYELNVFKPVMAANFLQSARLIGDACVSFEEHCAVGIEPNYERIKQLVDNSLMLVTALNTKIGYYKAAEIAQTAHKNNSTLKETAIQLGYVTAEEFDEWVKPEEMVGSLK from the coding sequence ATGTCATTCAGAATAGAAAAAGATACGATGGGTGAGGTTCAGGTTCCAGCTGACAAGTACTGGGGTGCCCAAACTGAACGTTCAAGAAACAACTTTAAGATTGGTCCATCGGGTTCGATGCCACATGAGATTGTTGAGGGTTTTGCATATTTAAAGAAAGCTGCTGCTTATGCTAACTGCGAGTTAGGAGTTTTATCTGTTGAGAAGCGAGATGCTATCGCTGCTGTGTGCGATGAAATCTTAGCTGGCAAATTAGACGATCAATTTCCATTGGTTATTTGGCAGACAGGATCTGGGACACAATCGAACATGAATGTAAATGAAGTTGTTGCGAACCGTGCTCAAGTATTGGCTGGCGGAAAGATTGGTGAAGGGGAGCCTGTTCTGAAGGCAAATGATGACGTTAATAAATCACAATCTTCGAATGATACCTTCCCAACAGGAATGCACATTGCTGCTTATAAGGCTGTTGTTGAAGTTACGATCCCTGGTGTTGAGAAACTTCGTGATACGTTAAAGAAAAAATCTGACGAGTTCATGAATGTTGTAAAGATTGGCCGTACACACTTGATGGATGCTACTCCACTTACATTGGGTCAAGAACTTTCGGGTTATGTTGCTCAACTGAATTATGGTATCAAGGCTGTCAAAAACACATTAGCTCACCTTTCAGAATTAGCATTAGGGGGTACAGCTGTTGGTACAGGATTGAATACACCAAAAGGGTATGATGTTTTAGTTGCGAAATATATTGCTGAATTTACAGGTTTGCCATTTGTAACTGCGGAGAACAAATTTGAGGCTTTGGCTTCTCATGATGCTATCGTAGAGACGCATGGTGCCTTGAAACAATTAGCAGTTGCATTGAATAAGATTGCGAATGACATTCGTATGTTAGCCTCAGGTCCACGTTCAGGTATTGGGGAAATTTTGATTCCTGAGAATGAGCCAGGTTCTTCCATTATGCCGGGTAAAGTAAACCCAACTCAATGTGAGGCATTGACTATGGTTGCTGCTCAAGTAATGGGTAATGATGTAGCCATCACTATTGGCGGGACTCAAGGTCATTATGAGCTCAATGTTTTCAAACCCGTTATGGCAGCTAACTTTTTACAATCAGCAAGATTGATCGGTGATGCCTGTGTTTCGTTTGAGGAGCATTGTGCGGTTGGTATTGAGCCAAATTACGAACGTATCAAACAGCTTGTTGACAACTCATTGATGTTGGTTACAGCATTGAACACCAAAATTGGTTATTATAAAGCTGCTGAGATTGCTCAAACAGCACATAAGAACAATTCAACATTAAAAGAAACAGCTATCCAATTAGGCTATGTTACAGCCGAGGAGTTTGACGAATGGGTTAAGCCTGAAGAAATGGTAGGTAGCTTAAAATAA
- a CDS encoding fumarate hydratase yields the protein MNKRNTTYSQLRAYLSILVGMLFLFASCQRHSDMQGEGADYLQGIWVQDSIPGQDEMLNYTLYQLKFTCDSVYAEMRVHNKVQSIPDSCYNGGEWKEYAKGVYSIRVDSMIVDGVYTKENGKQKISGCHKQGVFGPRLLIKSTSKDSLVLENKFDSRPIVLRKIADITCVPKKRWEL from the coding sequence GTGAACAAAAGAAATACTACATATTCTCAATTAAGAGCATACCTATCTATTTTGGTAGGTATGCTTTTTCTTTTTGCAAGTTGTCAACGACATTCAGATATGCAGGGAGAGGGAGCGGATTACCTTCAAGGTATTTGGGTACAAGACAGTATTCCGGGTCAGGATGAAATGCTGAATTATACATTATATCAGCTGAAGTTCACTTGTGATTCGGTATATGCCGAGATGCGCGTGCATAATAAAGTACAGAGTATCCCTGACAGCTGTTATAATGGTGGTGAGTGGAAGGAATACGCCAAAGGTGTTTATTCCATCCGAGTTGACAGCATGATTGTTGATGGTGTTTATACAAAAGAAAACGGCAAACAAAAGATTTCAGGTTGTCATAAACAAGGGGTCTTTGGCCCAAGGCTTTTGATCAAATCTACTAGTAAGGATAGTTTAGTACTGGAGAACAAGTTTGACAGCAGGCCAATTGTATTGCGGAAGATTGCTGATATTACTTGTGTTCCTAAGAAGAGATGGGAATTGTAG
- a CDS encoding toxic anion resistance protein: protein MMIKNQNKPSEVKVNFTDEEKQLIKQYKDKINLTSTTDIIQFGVGAQSNVSNFSNEILKQVRTKDLGGAEDILVNLRSEIREFDDKVNKKPLIPFFDNIKKKIGRMRTEYASVEKNIHSIELKLEGHYKNLAKDVNIFDKLFVQNQQYFKDLSLHIQAGEEKLQEVLNTTLPALKAEAEATGDQHKVQEYKDMEQHVVRFERKVHDLKLTRMVVLQTAPQIRMIQSNSSSLMEKIQSSIVNTLPLWKNQMVLTLGIAHAQSALEAQRAITDATNELLKRNSEMLKDATINVAKETERGIIDMDTIKKANTDIITTIEEVLRIQREGREKRKVAEGELLQAETELKNHILKSSDDTRLIN, encoded by the coding sequence ATGATGATCAAAAACCAGAATAAGCCCTCAGAGGTAAAAGTTAATTTTACTGACGAGGAAAAACAACTTATTAAACAATATAAAGACAAAATTAATCTGACATCCACAACGGATATCATACAGTTTGGGGTAGGGGCGCAAAGTAATGTGAGCAATTTCTCCAATGAAATTTTGAAACAGGTCAGAACTAAAGATCTGGGCGGAGCTGAAGACATTTTGGTAAACCTCAGATCTGAAATCCGTGAATTTGATGATAAGGTTAATAAAAAACCATTAATCCCTTTCTTTGATAATATCAAAAAGAAAATCGGAAGAATGAGAACTGAATATGCATCCGTAGAAAAAAATATTCACTCGATTGAATTGAAACTCGAAGGCCATTATAAAAACTTGGCTAAGGATGTCAATATCTTTGATAAACTTTTTGTTCAAAACCAACAGTATTTCAAAGACCTATCTCTGCATATTCAAGCAGGAGAGGAAAAACTGCAAGAAGTGTTGAATACTACTTTGCCAGCATTGAAGGCAGAAGCAGAAGCTACTGGAGATCAGCACAAAGTACAAGAGTATAAAGACATGGAACAGCATGTCGTGCGTTTTGAACGCAAAGTCCATGATTTGAAGCTAACTAGAATGGTGGTTCTGCAAACAGCGCCTCAAATCAGGATGATACAAAGCAACAGTAGCTCGCTGATGGAAAAAATCCAGTCCAGTATAGTTAATACCCTCCCTTTATGGAAAAATCAAATGGTATTGACTTTAGGAATCGCTCACGCTCAAAGCGCATTGGAAGCACAAAGAGCAATCACTGATGCAACCAATGAATTGCTGAAGAGAAACTCTGAAATGCTAAAAGATGCAACCATCAATGTTGCTAAAGAAACCGAACGTGGAATAATCGATATGGATACCATCAAAAAAGCAAATACCGATATCATTACAACCATAGAAGAAGTGCTGAGAATTCAACGTGAAGGTCGTGAAAAACGTAAAGTTGCCGAAGGTGAACTATTACAGGCTGAAACAGAACTCAAAAACCATATCCTGAAATCATCAGATGATACCAGATTGATCAATTAA